The following are encoded together in the Adhaeribacter arboris genome:
- a CDS encoding spheroidene monooxygenase, with protein MLSPGIAPTFTTLTLFGLKPNRIRWGLAQMGTSPPLLQKVVGLQFFKLLGSGKGRVFSLKPDFNRYGLFATWQTEADANAFFSHSGVMKMYYENCQEVWTIKLLPYKAHGLWDGQNPLPGLTTEPSSEQPIAVLTRAAINWRSLPAFWKNGTLTSQALESAPGVLASIGLGELPFVRQATFSIWSSQEQMRNYAYQNQAHRAVVQRTRAEKWYKEELFARFQVLSTQGTWQGKNPVPFVKTV; from the coding sequence TTGCTTTCACCTGGCATTGCCCCCACCTTTACTACGCTTACTTTATTTGGCTTAAAACCGAACCGCATCCGGTGGGGATTAGCCCAGATGGGAACCTCTCCTCCCCTGTTGCAAAAGGTAGTTGGTTTACAATTTTTTAAATTACTGGGCAGCGGCAAAGGCCGGGTATTTTCTTTAAAGCCCGATTTTAACCGGTACGGTTTGTTTGCCACCTGGCAAACAGAAGCCGACGCAAATGCTTTTTTTTCGCATTCAGGGGTAATGAAGATGTATTATGAAAACTGCCAGGAGGTGTGGACCATTAAACTTTTACCTTATAAAGCGCATGGTCTTTGGGATGGTCAGAATCCTTTGCCGGGTTTAACTACTGAACCTTCTTCGGAACAGCCCATTGCCGTTTTAACTCGGGCCGCCATTAATTGGCGGTCTTTACCTGCTTTCTGGAAAAATGGAACGCTTACCAGTCAGGCTTTGGAAAGCGCCCCGGGCGTACTTGCCTCCATTGGCTTAGGTGAATTGCCCTTTGTTCGGCAGGCCACTTTTAGTATCTGGAGCAGCCAGGAACAAATGCGAAATTACGCGTATCAGAACCAGGCGCACCGAGCCGTGGTGCAACGCACCCGCGCCGAAAAATGGTACAAGGAAGAATTATTTGCTCGTTTCCAAGTCTTATCCACCCAAGGTACCTGGCAGGGCAAAAACCCGGTACCTTTTGTAAAAACAGTTTAG
- a CDS encoding alpha/beta hydrolase — protein sequence MRKLKSTRSLVLGSLICCCFFLFQPVLGQNTPMKQGTVERIKVHGKGLEGNLSGDSPDREVSIYLPPSYKTNPKRRYPVVYLLHGFTDNDAQWYGFQTHWINLPNVVNKALASGQLHEMILVTPNAYTRFQGSFYSNSVTTGNWEDYVAKELVANIDKNYRTIPQASSRGIAGHSMGGYGAFRIGQKYPEIFSSVYLLSPCCLSPSENELQNLNNLSRLENIHTPEEVNKADFLTRAAFATGAAWAPNPKKPPFYLDLPTDKGQVQPLIVAKRMANMPIATLDQNITNVKKLTAIGFDAGTQDTNIAASIQVLDQQLNKYGIKHSFEIYEGDHVNRVAERIETKMLGFFSDNLSFEAKKVK from the coding sequence ATGAGAAAATTAAAAAGTACCCGTAGCTTAGTTTTAGGCTCTTTAATTTGTTGTTGCTTTTTTCTCTTTCAGCCGGTTTTGGGACAGAATACGCCAATGAAACAAGGCACCGTCGAACGCATTAAAGTACACGGGAAAGGTTTAGAAGGTAATTTATCCGGCGACTCTCCCGACCGTGAAGTTTCCATTTATTTGCCGCCTAGTTATAAAACCAACCCGAAGCGCCGGTACCCAGTGGTGTATTTACTGCATGGTTTTACCGACAACGATGCCCAATGGTACGGTTTTCAAACGCATTGGATTAACCTGCCGAACGTTGTAAATAAAGCTTTAGCCAGTGGCCAGTTGCACGAAATGATTTTGGTTACGCCTAACGCGTACACCCGTTTTCAGGGCAGTTTTTATTCAAATTCAGTTACTACCGGCAATTGGGAAGATTATGTTGCCAAAGAACTGGTGGCGAATATCGATAAAAATTACCGGACCATTCCGCAGGCATCCAGCCGGGGAATAGCGGGTCACTCAATGGGTGGTTACGGCGCATTCCGGATTGGGCAGAAGTACCCGGAAATTTTTTCGAGCGTGTATTTATTAAGTCCTTGTTGCCTCAGTCCTTCGGAGAATGAACTGCAAAACCTAAATAACTTATCGCGGCTGGAAAATATTCATACTCCGGAAGAAGTGAATAAAGCTGATTTTCTAACCCGAGCCGCTTTTGCTACCGGCGCCGCCTGGGCTCCCAACCCTAAAAAGCCGCCATTTTATTTGGATTTACCTACCGATAAAGGGCAAGTACAACCTTTAATAGTGGCCAAAAGAATGGCTAATATGCCTATTGCTACTCTCGACCAGAATATTACTAATGTTAAAAAACTTACCGCTATCGGCTTTGATGCCGGCACCCAAGATACGAACATAGCGGCTAGCATTCAGGTTTTAGATCAGCAATTAAATAAGTACGGCATTAAACATTCTTTTGAAATTTACGAAGGCGACCATGTAAACCGGGTGGCTGAAAGGATTGAAACCAAAATGCTGGGTTTCTTTTCTGACAATTTGTCTTTTGAAGCGAAAAAGGTTAAATAA
- a CDS encoding SusC/RagA family TonB-linked outer membrane protein — protein sequence MNKSTQTILGIMLATAGMQLPTLSQTVATVAYHSSARVLPADNNQEKILLKEVLKELEKKYKVSIAYQTSLIEKVEIDSKVAAASQEENALESSLNKVLKDLKIKYHKPRKGFYLLFKEEAQKTEFHKVESRASKEPGKAVLKLTGKVTDKDSGEGIPGVNILLKGTSTGTITNVDGTYQLEVASNVSSGFLVFSFIGYVSQEMPLGTTNVYDIALAPDVQALSEVVVTALGIARQEKSLGYSVQKIDSRSMTQARETNFVNALQGKLSGVQITGAGGNIGGSSRIVIRGSGSVSGNNQPLFIVDGTPIDNSSFNSQDTQTGNGGRDYGNAGQDINPDDIESISVLKGPSAAALYGSRAANGVVLVTTKSGKNTEGIGISFNSSATFDQVYMLPKYQNEYGGGFKQTFDLYQGEPIVNFSADESWGPKLDGRLVRQWDSFVPGENFGKLTPWVAHPDNVKDFYETGKTFTNNIAFSAGNDKTNIRLSYTNLNQQGTMPNSKMDRNTLSMNISGKLTDKLTASAKVNYVNTKVHGRPVTGDYVGNGPMSVVSSFNTWFERQLDLKALKNYRNPDGTQRVWNLSGPEDLKPFYWDNPYFELYEAYSDDQRERVFGNVSLSYAINPHLTVTGFARTDFYDFRITDRAPTDHVNGSMFLKDIRHVKENNYEFLAQYNRDLGTDFSVAVNLGANARRENYTQNYGRTNGGLSVPNFYSLQASVDRPDIIDYSRERSVNSVYGSATLGFKDIFYLDGSLRNDWSSTLPIDNNSYLYPAASASLVFTELLPSRHFLSFGKVRAGWARVGNDTDPYRLGITYSPNNPFGTYQIYNVPDIRNNPVLKPERTASYEFGGDLRFLTGRVGIDATYYYKATTDQILDLPISGTTGYGFAIVNAGKITNKGLELVLTGTPITSENGFNWDVTFNWARNKSLVVALAEGQENYQLGITNTSDVSVNARVGQPYGTLVGTGFAVNAQGQRLIDSKGFYIPEPGKVLGSTLPDYTGGWNNTFTYKNLSLSTLFDFRKGGKVYSITSETGTYAGLLQETTGLNDKGNPVRDAVADGGGIRLEGVNESGEQNNIYINAASYWKDSNIDEMHIFDASFIKLREIRFGYTFPKKFYAKLPLQNLSFSLVGRNLAVLLRKTPHFDPETTLGSGNVQGIESAQLPSVRSFGFNLNASF from the coding sequence CAACTGCCCACCTTATCGCAAACGGTAGCTACAGTAGCGTATCATTCTTCCGCGCGGGTTTTGCCGGCGGATAATAACCAGGAGAAAATTCTCCTGAAAGAAGTATTAAAAGAGCTTGAAAAGAAATACAAGGTCTCTATTGCTTATCAAACCAGCTTAATTGAAAAAGTGGAAATTGATTCAAAAGTGGCCGCTGCTTCGCAGGAAGAAAATGCCCTGGAATCGAGTTTAAACAAAGTATTAAAAGATTTAAAAATTAAGTACCACAAACCGCGGAAAGGTTTTTATCTATTGTTTAAAGAAGAAGCGCAGAAAACGGAATTCCACAAAGTAGAAAGTCGCGCTTCTAAAGAACCAGGAAAAGCGGTACTAAAATTAACGGGCAAAGTAACGGATAAAGACAGCGGGGAGGGCATACCGGGAGTTAATATCTTGCTAAAAGGTACTTCTACGGGTACTATTACCAACGTGGATGGTACCTACCAATTAGAAGTTGCCTCGAACGTAAGCAGCGGATTCTTAGTATTTTCTTTTATTGGTTACGTTAGCCAGGAAATGCCTCTTGGTACAACCAATGTGTATGACATAGCCTTAGCTCCGGATGTACAAGCACTTTCGGAAGTAGTAGTAACGGCTTTAGGAATTGCCCGCCAAGAGAAATCATTGGGCTATTCAGTGCAAAAAATCGATTCCCGCAGCATGACCCAGGCCCGGGAAACTAACTTTGTAAATGCCTTGCAAGGCAAACTATCCGGGGTTCAAATTACGGGTGCGGGGGGGAATATCGGTGGCTCTTCGCGCATTGTTATCCGGGGATCAGGCTCGGTATCGGGTAATAATCAACCACTGTTTATTGTTGACGGCACCCCAATTGATAATTCCAGCTTTAACTCCCAAGATACCCAAACCGGCAACGGCGGTCGCGATTACGGAAATGCGGGGCAGGATATAAACCCGGATGACATTGAATCTATTTCGGTTTTAAAAGGGCCCAGCGCGGCCGCGCTCTATGGCTCCCGGGCGGCTAACGGGGTAGTGCTGGTAACAACCAAAAGCGGTAAAAACACCGAAGGTATTGGCATTTCTTTTAACTCCAGCGCTACCTTCGACCAGGTGTACATGCTGCCCAAATACCAGAATGAGTACGGCGGCGGGTTTAAACAAACTTTTGATTTATACCAGGGCGAACCCATCGTTAACTTTTCGGCCGATGAAAGTTGGGGGCCTAAGTTAGACGGCCGCCTGGTCCGGCAGTGGGATAGCTTTGTGCCCGGCGAGAATTTTGGCAAACTTACTCCCTGGGTAGCCCACCCCGATAACGTAAAAGATTTTTATGAAACCGGTAAAACCTTCACCAATAATATTGCTTTTTCCGCCGGGAACGATAAGACCAATATTCGGTTATCCTACACCAATCTGAACCAGCAGGGCACCATGCCTAACAGTAAGATGGACCGGAACACCTTAAGCATGAACATTTCCGGAAAGTTAACCGATAAGTTAACCGCTTCGGCCAAAGTTAATTATGTTAATACCAAAGTACATGGCCGGCCCGTAACCGGCGATTACGTGGGTAACGGACCCATGAGTGTCGTATCGTCTTTTAATACTTGGTTTGAAAGACAACTGGATTTAAAAGCTTTGAAAAATTACCGGAATCCGGATGGTACCCAAAGAGTCTGGAACCTTTCCGGGCCGGAAGATTTAAAGCCTTTTTACTGGGATAATCCTTACTTTGAATTATACGAAGCTTACAGCGACGACCAGCGGGAGAGAGTATTCGGTAATGTATCGCTTTCTTACGCCATCAACCCCCACCTAACTGTAACTGGCTTTGCCCGCACCGATTTTTACGATTTCCGGATTACCGACCGGGCGCCGACGGACCATGTAAACGGCAGTATGTTTTTAAAGGACATTCGGCACGTAAAAGAAAATAACTACGAGTTCTTAGCGCAGTATAACCGCGATTTAGGGACCGATTTTTCGGTGGCCGTTAACCTGGGAGCCAATGCCCGCCGGGAAAATTACACCCAGAATTATGGCCGCACCAACGGTGGATTAAGTGTCCCGAATTTCTACAGTCTGCAAGCATCCGTGGACCGGCCGGATATAATAGATTATTCGCGGGAACGTTCGGTAAACAGCGTGTACGGTAGTGCTACTTTGGGCTTTAAAGATATTTTTTACCTGGATGGCTCCTTACGCAACGATTGGTCGTCTACGCTGCCCATTGATAATAATTCTTACTTGTATCCGGCGGCTTCGGCCAGTTTAGTTTTTACCGAACTGCTTCCTTCCCGCCATTTCCTTTCTTTTGGTAAGGTACGAGCCGGTTGGGCGCGGGTAGGGAATGATACCGATCCGTATCGTTTGGGAATAACTTATTCGCCAAATAACCCATTTGGTACTTATCAGATATACAATGTACCCGATATCCGGAATAACCCCGTTTTAAAACCCGAAAGAACGGCTTCTTATGAATTTGGCGGCGACTTGCGGTTTTTAACCGGCCGGGTAGGAATAGATGCAACTTATTATTACAAAGCTACTACGGATCAAATTTTAGACTTGCCTATCTCCGGAACTACCGGTTACGGTTTTGCCATTGTAAATGCCGGTAAAATCACGAATAAAGGATTAGAGTTAGTGTTAACCGGAACCCCAATCACATCTGAAAACGGCTTTAACTGGGATGTAACTTTTAACTGGGCTCGGAATAAGAGTTTGGTCGTTGCTTTAGCCGAAGGCCAGGAAAATTACCAGTTAGGTATCACCAATACCTCGGACGTGAGTGTAAATGCCCGGGTGGGCCAGCCTTACGGTACTTTGGTAGGAACCGGTTTTGCGGTGAACGCCCAAGGCCAACGCTTAATTGACAGCAAAGGATTTTACATTCCGGAACCCGGCAAAGTTTTGGGCAGCACCTTGCCCGATTATACCGGTGGCTGGAACAACACTTTTACCTATAAAAATTTAAGTTTAAGTACCTTATTTGATTTCCGGAAAGGTGGTAAAGTGTACTCTATTACCAGCGAAACCGGAACCTACGCTGGCTTATTACAAGAAACTACGGGCTTGAACGATAAAGGAAATCCGGTAAGAGATGCCGTGGCCGATGGGGGCGGTATTCGACTGGAAGGAGTAAATGAAAGTGGCGAACAAAATAACATTTACATTAACGCGGCTTCGTATTGGAAAGACTCGAACATCGATGAAATGCACATTTTTGATGCTTCCTTTATCAAGCTAAGAGAAATTCGTTTCGGCTACACTTTCCCGAAAAAGTTTTACGCCAAACTGCCGCTGCAAAATCTTTCGTTCTCCCTGGTTGGCCGGAACTTAGCGGTTTTGTTGCGTAAAACCCCTCATTTTGATCCGGAAACTACGCTTGGTTCCGGTAACGTGCAGGGTATCGAATCAGCGCAATTACCCAGTGTTCGCTCCTTCGGCTTTAACCTGAATGCTTCCTTCTAA
- a CDS encoding copper amine oxidase, whose product MKNLRLLAIACSASFITVAFSRCSQSGKAETNASQANNVMLAHPLDPLDSTEIKLVKEILIKNKIFDKEHFFSFIKLNEPSKAEVLSFKPGQPFRREAIASIYHYKKNILSEVTLDLKNRKVLGIDTLDKMQPVGQFKADSVALNSTMIKNAEWVSALKKRGISIDSVIHHGNDASDLSMGPIGHREKIIAAHYKNKKHGRLPIMGLYAFVDLTDHKVLKIVDQGQGFSEPIDVNYFKEDSAIATIPDTKPLKITQPDGATFTIKGHEITWNNWKFRYGISNREGLIIYQASYKDNGKWRSVMYRGSMPEMVVNYGSPDILNASNNYFDVGTYRLAQDKARPMTPGVDAPENAVYLTTTLHDEQGKIKPFERAIAVYEEFDGPLWRHNEKGRKSTNLALKYFTTIGNYDYGFKWVFKQDGNIDVVTELNGIVHIRGVQRVNDLPGAPDDTYKGNYYGTLVSEHVEAVNHQHFFVYRMDMDVDGPINSVAEMNTVSVLEKELNPLKSTMVAQMTHLKNEKEAQRSNNIASARHWKIMNEQVQDKWGHHSSYMLMPSPGVKPFAMEGSSLMNRAGFLKNHLWITPLHEKEIYPAGEYPESKLKNAGLPTWTAANRNIENKDLVMWYVAGVTHIVRPEEWPIMTPHVVKFTLMPNGFFSQNPVVRMPKLKTAPKPIASAAGKNLAGGIAYDKSVQCATPVKGIN is encoded by the coding sequence ATGAAAAACTTACGTTTACTAGCTATTGCCTGCAGTGCTTCGTTCATAACGGTGGCTTTTAGCCGGTGCTCCCAGTCGGGTAAAGCTGAAACCAATGCCAGTCAGGCCAATAATGTTATGTTGGCTCACCCGCTTGATCCGCTGGATTCTACAGAAATTAAGCTGGTTAAGGAAATATTAATTAAAAATAAAATCTTTGATAAAGAGCATTTCTTTTCCTTTATTAAATTAAACGAACCTTCCAAAGCCGAAGTGCTTTCCTTTAAGCCCGGTCAACCCTTCCGGCGCGAAGCCATTGCCAGTATTTATCATTATAAAAAAAATATTCTCTCCGAAGTAACCCTCGATTTAAAAAACCGGAAGGTATTAGGGATTGATACACTGGATAAAATGCAGCCCGTAGGACAATTTAAAGCCGACTCCGTAGCTTTAAATTCTACCATGATTAAAAATGCCGAGTGGGTTTCTGCTCTGAAAAAACGGGGTATTTCCATTGATTCGGTTATCCACCACGGCAACGATGCTTCCGATTTAAGTATGGGACCCATTGGTCACCGAGAGAAAATTATTGCGGCGCATTACAAAAACAAAAAACACGGCCGCTTGCCTATTATGGGCTTGTATGCCTTTGTGGATTTAACGGATCATAAAGTTTTAAAAATTGTGGACCAGGGTCAGGGTTTTTCTGAACCAATAGATGTGAATTACTTCAAGGAAGATTCGGCGATTGCTACTATTCCGGATACTAAACCTTTGAAAATTACGCAACCCGATGGCGCTACTTTTACTATTAAAGGCCACGAAATAACCTGGAATAACTGGAAATTCCGGTATGGCATCAGTAACCGCGAAGGATTGATTATTTACCAAGCTTCTTATAAAGATAACGGCAAATGGCGGTCCGTTATGTACCGCGGTTCAATGCCCGAAATGGTGGTAAATTATGGTTCTCCGGATATTTTAAATGCTTCCAATAATTATTTTGACGTAGGTACCTACCGCTTAGCCCAAGATAAAGCCCGGCCCATGACGCCCGGCGTAGATGCCCCGGAAAATGCCGTTTACTTAACCACCACCCTGCACGACGAACAAGGAAAGATTAAACCCTTTGAAAGAGCTATTGCGGTTTACGAAGAATTTGATGGACCACTTTGGCGCCACAATGAAAAAGGTCGTAAATCTACCAATTTGGCCCTTAAGTATTTTACTACTATTGGGAATTATGATTATGGTTTTAAATGGGTATTTAAGCAAGACGGCAATATTGATGTTGTTACGGAATTAAACGGTATTGTGCATATTCGGGGTGTACAACGGGTGAATGATTTACCGGGAGCGCCGGACGATACCTACAAAGGTAATTATTACGGTACCCTGGTAAGCGAGCACGTAGAAGCGGTAAACCACCAGCATTTCTTTGTGTACCGCATGGATATGGATGTGGATGGCCCGATTAATTCCGTAGCTGAAATGAATACCGTTTCTGTTCTTGAAAAAGAGCTGAATCCCTTAAAAAGTACCATGGTTGCTCAAATGACGCACCTTAAAAATGAGAAAGAGGCCCAACGTTCTAATAATATTGCTAGTGCCCGCCATTGGAAAATAATGAACGAACAGGTACAGGATAAATGGGGGCACCATTCGTCTTACATGCTGATGCCAAGCCCCGGCGTGAAGCCATTTGCCATGGAAGGTTCCTCACTCATGAACCGGGCCGGCTTCTTAAAAAATCATTTATGGATAACGCCTTTACATGAAAAAGAAATATACCCGGCCGGCGAATATCCCGAATCTAAGTTAAAGAATGCCGGTTTACCTACCTGGACCGCTGCCAACCGTAATATCGAAAATAAGGACTTGGTTATGTGGTACGTAGCCGGAGTAACCCACATTGTTCGCCCCGAAGAATGGCCAATTATGACGCCGCACGTAGTGAAATTTACCTTAATGCCCAATGGTTTCTTCTCGCAAAACCCGGTAGTACGCATGCCTAAACTAAAGACTGCACCTAAGCCAATTGCCAGTGCGGCAGGTAAAAATTTAGCTGGGGGTATAGCCTACGACAAATCGGTACAATGTGCCACTCCCGTTAAAGGAATAAATTAA
- a CDS encoding SCO family protein: MRINKKFKFLVVVNVCAAWWGGILLSSCESAPQVKQPKLPKLGIDQIVQREVNGQKINDTIYARIPDFKFVDQDSQQVTNQTFAGKIYISDFFFTTCPTICPKMRTQMLRVYERFKDSTQVLILSHTIDPKHDSIRVLNEYAQLLGVNTAKWHFVTGEKDSIYAVAQKYLVAPIKEVKVNESVNVIHSGAFVLVDKNRHVRGIYDGTDETQVNKLLQDIPILLKEEHSTLNLLPQPKV; this comes from the coding sequence ATGAGAATAAATAAAAAATTTAAATTTCTGGTAGTTGTAAATGTTTGCGCTGCTTGGTGGGGGGGAATTTTGCTGAGCAGTTGTGAAAGCGCTCCCCAGGTAAAACAGCCAAAATTGCCAAAATTAGGTATTGATCAAATAGTTCAGCGAGAGGTAAATGGGCAAAAGATAAACGATACCATCTATGCCCGAATTCCGGATTTTAAATTTGTGGACCAGGATAGCCAACAAGTTACCAATCAGACTTTTGCCGGTAAAATATACATTTCCGATTTTTTCTTTACCACCTGCCCCACCATTTGCCCAAAAATGCGGACCCAAATGCTGCGGGTTTACGAGAGGTTTAAAGATAGTACCCAGGTGCTGATTTTATCGCACACCATTGATCCCAAACATGATTCCATAAGAGTATTAAATGAATACGCGCAACTTTTAGGCGTGAATACGGCTAAATGGCATTTTGTAACCGGCGAGAAAGACAGTATTTACGCCGTAGCCCAAAAATACTTGGTAGCCCCCATTAAAGAAGTAAAAGTTAATGAGAGCGTGAATGTAATCCATAGCGGAGCTTTTGTACTAGTAGATAAAAATCGCCACGTTCGCGGTATTTACGACGGCACCGACGAAACCCAGGTGAATAAACTACTGCAGGACATCCCGATTTTGTTAAAAGAAGAACACAGTACTTTAAATCTGCTGCCACAACCCAAAGTCTAA
- a CDS encoding SusD/RagB family nutrient-binding outer membrane lipoprotein, with product MKTNYITKLVLLIVLLFSVGACESDFEEINTDPNNPTTVPTAFLLSSAQRSIIQEAFGMNRTTNWDAIGMRYMQMWTSTLYTDDDRYAIREADFTEFYKGGLTDLTEIIRLNTDEKTKAIVVASGPNQNQVAVARILKAWTFQIITDIWGDIPYSEALRGLANTTPAYDPQSAIYTDLIKELDEATAQIDVTAGDIQGDLFYNGNMTKWKLFAQSLKLRMGMRLSEVDPDKAAKTVQEALSAGVFASNDQMATFQYMAAAPYYSPLYNAYYIGTPTIAVANTLINKMLALQDPRISAYAQEKENGGGFVGMPYGVSAAIAGSVNNKNVSFQSSRVLAADVKLVLQSYAEILFLQAEAAARGWANGNPDELYKAAITASMQYWDVPQAQIDTYLAQPSIAFDLANYRKSIGEQKWLALYLQGIEAWSEWRRLDYPALLPAPDAAQGREIPRRRGYPLQEISLNKASYEAAVARQGPDVMDTRVWWDK from the coding sequence ATGAAAACGAACTATATAACGAAACTGGTTTTACTAATTGTACTGCTGTTCAGCGTTGGGGCTTGTGAATCTGATTTCGAGGAAATTAACACCGACCCGAACAATCCTACCACCGTACCTACCGCATTTTTACTGAGCAGTGCGCAACGAAGCATTATTCAGGAAGCTTTTGGCATGAACCGCACCACCAATTGGGATGCCATTGGGATGCGCTACATGCAAATGTGGACTTCCACCTTGTACACCGACGACGACCGGTATGCCATCCGGGAAGCTGATTTTACCGAATTCTACAAAGGCGGTCTGACGGATTTAACGGAAATTATCCGGTTGAATACCGATGAAAAAACCAAAGCAATCGTGGTTGCCTCCGGCCCAAATCAAAACCAGGTGGCCGTCGCTCGCATTCTGAAAGCCTGGACTTTTCAGATTATTACCGATATCTGGGGCGATATTCCTTACAGCGAAGCCTTGCGGGGATTAGCTAATACTACTCCGGCCTACGATCCGCAATCCGCTATTTACACCGATTTAATTAAAGAACTCGACGAAGCCACCGCCCAAATAGATGTAACTGCCGGTGATATTCAGGGCGATTTATTTTACAACGGCAACATGACCAAATGGAAGCTATTCGCCCAATCTTTAAAACTGCGGATGGGCATGCGGCTGTCCGAAGTAGATCCGGATAAAGCGGCTAAAACGGTGCAGGAAGCATTAAGTGCCGGTGTTTTCGCGAGCAACGATCAAATGGCTACGTTTCAGTACATGGCAGCGGCTCCTTATTATAGTCCGTTATACAATGCTTATTACATCGGTACGCCTACCATTGCGGTTGCCAATACTTTAATTAATAAAATGCTGGCATTACAAGATCCCCGGATTTCGGCGTATGCCCAGGAAAAAGAAAACGGGGGCGGATTTGTGGGGATGCCTTATGGCGTTAGCGCCGCCATTGCTGGTAGCGTCAACAATAAAAACGTTTCTTTTCAAAGTTCGCGGGTTTTAGCTGCCGATGTAAAACTGGTCTTACAATCTTACGCCGAAATTCTATTCCTGCAAGCCGAAGCGGCTGCTCGCGGCTGGGCCAACGGGAATCCGGATGAGTTGTATAAGGCGGCTATTACGGCTTCCATGCAATACTGGGACGTGCCCCAGGCGCAAATAGATACGTACCTGGCGCAACCCAGTATTGCTTTCGATTTGGCTAATTACCGCAAATCCATCGGCGAACAAAAATGGCTCGCGTTGTACTTGCAAGGCATAGAAGCGTGGTCGGAGTGGCGCCGGTTAGATTATCCTGCTTTACTGCCGGCTCCGGATGCCGCTCAGGGCAGAGAAATTCCCCGGCGGCGGGGTTATCCCTTGCAGGAAATTAGTTTGAACAAAGCCAGCTACGAAGCGGCCGTAGCCCGTCAGGGACCCGATGTTATGGATACCCGGGTTTGGTGGGATAAATAA